A window of the Lactuca sativa cultivar Salinas chromosome 7, Lsat_Salinas_v11, whole genome shotgun sequence genome harbors these coding sequences:
- the LOC111881685 gene encoding berberine bridge enzyme-like 8, which translates to MVYNSMFITTMSLFALIFIFLFTQSLATSNNANENFIRCLLNSTELTSPIAGAIYTPANSTFPAVLQAYIRNLRFNESTTPKPAIIITALDLSHVQASIKCAKKHKLLMKTRSGGHDYEGLSYVADQPFFILDLFNFRSINVSIEEETAWVQAGATLGELFYRINEKSSTHGFPAGVCPTVGVGGHFSGGGYGNMMRKYGLSVDNIIDAELVDVNGKLLNRESMGEDLFWAITGGGGVSFGVVISYKINLVRVPDKVTVFQVRRISEQNVTGVAHRWLQVADKLDNDLFIRMVFDVVNNTNGEKTIRASFPSLYLGNTTNLINIMDQSFPELGLQRSDCQEMNWTQSILWYYSFPPGSPDTTLLSRIPRTLTHLKRKSDYVKNPISKQGLRLIFRKMIELQLPVLTFNPYGGRMAEISEFAKPFPHRAGNIAKIQYAADWSGDGVDLANRNVNLTRVLHEFMTPFVSKFPREAFLNYRDLDIGVTDNGKNSYLQGMVYGVKYFKETNFRRLVKVKTMVDPDNFFRNEQSIPTLPSWRK; encoded by the coding sequence ATGGTGTATAATTCCATGTTTATCACAACAATGTCTCTTTTTGCATTAATCTTTATCTTCCTCTTTACCCAATCATTGGCAACCTCAAACAATGCCAATGAAAACTTTATCCGATGCCTACTCAATTCCACCGAGCTTACTTCTCCGATTGCCGGAGCAATCTACACTCCAGCCAACTCAACCTTTCCTGCCGTCTTGCAAGCTTACATTCGTAACCTCCGGTTCAATGAATCCACCACCCCAAAACCTGCAATAATCATCACCGCTTTAGACCTTTCTCATGTTCAGGCCTCCATAAAATGCGCTAAAAAGCACAAGTTATTGATGAAAACCAGAAGCGGTGGTCATGACTACGAGGGTCTATCGTACGTCGCCGATCAACCCTTCTTTATCCTCGACTTGTTCAACTTCCGATCAATCAACGTCTCCATTGAAGAAGAAACTGCATGGGTTCAAGCTGGTGCAACCCTCGGCGAGCTTTTCTACAGAATCAACGAAAAAAGCAGCACTCATGGCTTCCCCGCCGGAGTTTGCCCTACGGTTGGCGTTGGTGGTCATTTCAGTGGTGGAGGATACGGTAATATGATGAGAAAATACGGTCTTTCTGTTGATAATATCATCGACGCTGAGCTCGTTGACGTTAATGGAAAACTTCTGAATCGTGAATCAATGGGTGAAGATTTGTTTTGGGCTATCACCGGTGGTGGAGGAGTAAGCTTCGGAGTAGTTATTTCATACAAAATAAACCTAGTTCGTGTTCCCGATAAAGTAACTGTCTTCCAAGTGAGGAGAATATCGGAACAAAACGTCACCGGAGTTGCTCACCGGTGGCTACAAGTCGCCGACAAATTAGACAACGATCTCTTCATCCGAATGGTTTTCGACGTTGTGAACAACACAAACGGGGAGAAAACAATACGTGCTTCATTCCCAAGTTTATATCTTGGAAACACAACAAACCTAATAAATATAATGGATCAAAGCTTTCCCGAGCTAGGGTTACAAAGATCAGACTGTCAAGAAATGAACTGGACTCAGTCAATTCTATGGTACTACAGCTTCCCACCTGGTTCACCTGACACGACTCTACTCAGTCGAATCCCTCGAACGCTCACTCATCTCAAGAGAAAATCGGATTACGTAAAGAACCCTATTTCAAAACAAGGATTAAGGCTCATCTTTAGAAAGATGATAGAGTTACAACTTCCAGTTTTAACTTTTAATCCTTATGGTGGACGAATGGCTGAGATTTCTGAGTTTGCTAAACCATTCCCTCATCGAGCTGGGAACATAGCGAAGATCCAATACGCAGCGGATTGGAGTGGAGATGGTGTTGACCTAGCGAACCGTAACGTAAACCTAACTAGGGTTTTGCATGAATTCATGACTCCATTTGTGTCGAAGTTTCCTAGAGAAGCTTTCTTGAATTATAGGGATTTGGATATTGGTGTCACTGATAATGGGAAGAATAGTTATctccaaggaatggtttatggaGTCAAGTATTTCAAAGAGACAAATTTTAGAAGGTTGGTGAAGGTGAAAACGATGGTGGATCCTGATAACTTCTTTAGAAATGAGCAAAGTATCCCAACTTTGCCGTCTTGGAGGAAGTAA